One genomic region from Buteo buteo chromosome 12, bButBut1.hap1.1, whole genome shotgun sequence encodes:
- the LOC142037820 gene encoding cystatin-like produces the protein MAAAGRRAAERGVMAGARVCLTLLVAALMLAGAVLAREDRPRLLGAPVDIDNTDNDEGLQRALQFAVTEYNKASNDMYSSRVVRILSAKRQIVSGIKYIMTVEIGRTTCPKPATDLQSCAFHDAPQMAKHTTCDFVVYTIPWQNVIKLLTSNCK, from the exons ATGGCGGCGGCTGGAAGGAGGGCGGCAGAGCGCGGAGTGATGGCGGGAGCGAGGGTTTGCCTGACGCTGCTCGTCGCGGCGCTGATGTTGGCCGGCGCCGTGCTGGCCCGTGAAGACCGCCCGCGGCTTTTGGGAGCCCCGGTGGACATCGATAACACCGACAACGATGAGGGGCTGCAGCGGGCCCTGCAGTTCGCCGTGACGGAGTACAACAAGGCCAGCAACGATATGTACTCCAGCCGGGTGGTGCGGATCCTCAGCGCCAAGAGGCAG ATTGTGTCTGGAATCAAGTACATAATGACAGTTGAGATTGGCCGGACAACTTGCCCAAAGCCGGCAACTGATCTCCAGAGCTGTGCTTTCCATGACGCGCCGCAGATGGCTAAG caCACCACCTGTGACTTTGTAGTGTACACCATTCCTTGGCAAAATGTAATTAAACTACTGACCAGTAACTGCAAATAA